A DNA window from Natronogracilivirga saccharolytica contains the following coding sequences:
- a CDS encoding prolyl oligopeptidase family serine peptidase: protein MQLLSVTRRSLLLFSFFLIISGCKQHESAQAPSDTETPSNVEQAASSGEVTRSTARLLDYPETRRDDTVDVYFDVEVPDPYRWLENDLSDETSAWIEAQNKVTFDYLEQIPFRERIRERLEEDWNYERLSSPSQRGDYVYFSRNDGLQNHSVIYRTPVSEDDESRRGSSEDTGSDPDDAEIFLDPNTFSDDGTTSLAGLSFTKDGSLATYAISEGGSDWRKFIVLNTRTMEQIGDTLTDIKFSGISWYKNEGFYYSSYETPEGSQLSARTDQHRLFFHRVGTPQSEDELVFGEDQRRRYVSGGVTNDQRFLVVSARETTSNNELYIKDLEDENGKLVPVVDDFEHDHSIVDADGDRLLIYTNLDAPNYRLVEADAGNPGPEHWEDVIPETEHVLNVSTAGGYLFGNYLVDVQTEIHQFDYNGNLIRKAELPGIGTASGFSAEREDTVLYYTFTSFTYPSTIFQYDIASGESELYWMPDIDFDPEQYVTEQIFYESKDGTEVPMFITYKKGLELDGSNPAYMFGYGGFNVSLRPSFSVARLIWLENGGIYAQPNIRGGGEYGRSWHHAGIRKNRQNVFDDFIAAGEYLIDNNYTSSERLAIAGGSNGGLLVGAVMTQRPDLAGVAFPAVGVLDMLRYHTFTAGAGWAYDYGTADESEEMFRYLLGYSPVHNVEEGVTFPSTLITTGDHDDRVVPAHSYKFAAELQNSHNGDNPVLLRVETRAGHGAGRTTDSRISEWADRYAFAWFTMGLNPFD from the coding sequence ATGCAACTATTATCCGTCACAAGACGCTCTCTGCTGCTTTTTTCATTTTTCCTGATTATCAGCGGCTGCAAACAGCACGAATCGGCACAGGCACCATCAGATACAGAAACACCCTCCAACGTTGAACAAGCAGCCTCCTCCGGTGAGGTTACCCGTTCCACTGCCCGCCTGCTCGACTATCCCGAAACCCGGCGTGACGATACGGTGGATGTCTACTTCGATGTTGAAGTGCCGGACCCCTATCGCTGGCTTGAGAATGACCTTTCCGATGAAACGTCGGCCTGGATTGAGGCACAGAACAAGGTCACCTTCGACTATCTTGAGCAGATACCCTTCCGTGAACGAATCAGGGAGCGGCTTGAAGAAGACTGGAATTATGAGCGCCTGAGCTCACCAAGTCAGCGCGGTGATTATGTGTACTTCTCCCGCAATGACGGTTTGCAGAACCATTCTGTGATCTATCGCACACCGGTTTCCGAAGATGATGAGAGCCGGAGAGGAAGCAGCGAAGACACCGGGTCTGATCCGGACGATGCCGAGATCTTTCTTGACCCCAACACCTTTTCCGATGACGGGACTACCTCACTGGCCGGCCTGAGTTTTACCAAAGACGGCTCACTTGCAACATATGCAATATCCGAAGGGGGATCAGACTGGCGAAAGTTCATCGTCCTCAACACCCGGACTATGGAGCAGATCGGCGACACGCTGACGGACATCAAATTTTCCGGCATTTCCTGGTATAAAAACGAAGGGTTTTATTACAGCAGCTACGAAACACCGGAAGGCAGCCAGCTTTCGGCCCGGACCGATCAGCATCGGCTCTTTTTTCATCGTGTCGGAACTCCGCAAAGTGAGGATGAACTGGTTTTTGGTGAAGATCAGCGCCGGCGGTATGTATCCGGTGGTGTGACCAATGATCAGCGCTTTCTGGTTGTCTCCGCCCGTGAAACCACCAGCAACAATGAACTTTACATCAAGGACCTGGAGGATGAAAACGGCAAACTCGTGCCGGTAGTTGATGATTTCGAGCACGACCACAGCATCGTGGACGCTGACGGAGACCGGCTGCTGATTTACACCAACCTCGATGCCCCGAACTACCGCCTTGTCGAGGCCGATGCCGGTAATCCCGGACCGGAGCACTGGGAGGATGTCATCCCGGAAACCGAACATGTCCTGAATGTCAGCACTGCAGGCGGATATCTGTTCGGCAACTACCTCGTAGACGTGCAGACCGAAATCCATCAGTTTGATTACAACGGCAACCTGATACGCAAGGCGGAGCTGCCCGGAATCGGTACGGCCAGCGGTTTTTCTGCCGAAAGGGAGGACACCGTCCTGTATTACACGTTCACTTCCTTCACCTATCCATCCACGATTTTTCAATACGATATCGCCTCAGGCGAATCTGAACTGTACTGGATGCCCGACATCGACTTTGATCCGGAGCAGTATGTCACCGAACAAATTTTTTATGAAAGCAAGGACGGCACCGAAGTTCCGATGTTCATCACATACAAAAAGGGACTTGAACTGGATGGCAGCAACCCGGCTTACATGTTCGGATACGGCGGATTCAATGTCAGTCTTCGTCCGTCGTTCAGCGTAGCCCGGCTGATCTGGCTGGAGAACGGCGGTATTTACGCGCAACCCAACATACGCGGTGGCGGTGAATATGGCAGAAGCTGGCATCATGCCGGAATCCGGAAAAACAGGCAGAACGTATTTGATGACTTCATTGCAGCCGGCGAATATCTCATCGATAATAATTATACCTCCAGCGAGCGGCTGGCAATTGCAGGCGGTTCAAACGGTGGCTTGCTGGTCGGTGCCGTAATGACACAGCGTCCGGATCTGGCGGGGGTTGCCTTTCCGGCTGTCGGGGTGCTGGATATGCTTCGCTATCACACCTTTACTGCCGGAGCCGGCTGGGCTTATGATTACGGCACGGCCGATGAAAGCGAGGAGATGTTCCGGTATCTGCTTGGTTATTCTCCGGTGCACAATGTTGAAGAGGGGGTGACCTTTCCTTCCACCCTGATAACCACGGGGGACCATGATGACCGGGTGGTGCCGGCGCATTCTTACAAATTTGCTGCTGAACTGCAGAACAGCCATAACGGCGACAATCCCGTACTTTTGCGTGTGGAAACCCGGGCGGGACACGGCGCCGGACGTACAACCGATTCGAGGATCAGTGAATGGGCCGACCGGTATGCCTTTGCCTGGTTCACCATGGGGCTTAATCCGTTCGACTGA
- a CDS encoding tetratricopeptide repeat protein: MTSSLVSLSEFCKRHSASGGSLHSLVLAGWMMLIVLLSSTAPASTGYTDYGLPDECKPFEDTFEKIRENLQNGYWIDAEMEVYRVRAKAPDCRLVPFYLGKIHYYRHQDRKALYYFNRLAEQYPDMQKVYHYRGLIFYQKGLVMVALEEFHKVMDLHRTIGSGYFIRYILPLLEKDGELDPSHIDTLLDAVTLDTARELTRGFLAYFQDDYESALVHFRAAVNHNRRHAAAWMYAGRCHEMLRQPVRARNAYNQAIAIDDSYASAWLYRGLIKLDQGNWYGGCRDLRTASSLENHAADLAIRNYCNRRPF; the protein is encoded by the coding sequence GTGACTTCTTCTCTGGTATCGCTATCAGAGTTTTGCAAACGCCATTCCGCAAGCGGAGGCAGCCTCCATAGCCTTGTACTGGCAGGTTGGATGATGCTGATTGTACTGCTTTCTTCAACCGCACCGGCATCAACCGGCTATACCGATTATGGGCTTCCCGATGAGTGCAAGCCTTTCGAAGATACATTTGAAAAAATTCGCGAAAACCTGCAGAACGGCTATTGGATTGACGCAGAAATGGAAGTTTACCGGGTCCGGGCCAAAGCACCGGATTGCCGGCTGGTTCCTTTCTATCTCGGGAAAATCCACTATTACCGGCATCAGGACCGGAAGGCACTATACTACTTCAACCGGCTGGCAGAACAGTACCCGGACATGCAAAAGGTCTATCATTACCGCGGTCTGATTTTTTATCAGAAGGGCCTGGTAATGGTTGCCCTGGAAGAGTTTCACAAGGTGATGGATCTGCACAGGACCATCGGTTCCGGATATTTCATCCGATACATCCTGCCCCTGCTTGAAAAGGACGGAGAACTTGACCCTAGTCATATCGACACCCTGCTTGATGCGGTCACCCTTGATACAGCCCGGGAGCTGACACGCGGTTTTCTGGCCTATTTTCAGGATGATTATGAAAGCGCCCTTGTTCATTTCCGCGCCGCCGTTAATCACAACCGCCGTCACGCTGCCGCATGGATGTATGCCGGCCGGTGTCATGAAATGCTCCGGCAGCCGGTCAGGGCCCGGAATGCCTACAACCAGGCTATCGCGATTGACGATTCCTATGCCAGTGCATGGCTCTACCGCGGCCTGATCAAACTCGACCAGGGTAACTGGTATGGTGGCTGCCGGGACCTGCGCACCGCAAGTTCGCTTGAGAACCACGCAGCGGATCTGGCTATTCGGAACTACTGCAACCGGCGCCCATTCTGA
- the hoxU gene encoding bidirectional hydrogenase complex protein HoxU translates to MSSSVKIKTLIIDDRHVGAREDQNILEVARENGIDIPTLCSIDGLSAYGGCRLCMVEVAGTPKLLPACMTTVEEGMQVFTQTERLRKLRKNLLELYFSERNHVCSVCVSNDNCDLQAMAQKVGMDHVHYPYIYPDLEVDVTSERFVMDHNRCIMCTRCVRVCDEIEGAHTLDIKDRGIEARIVTDLDQPWGESETCTLCGKCVHVCPTGALFEKGKSVGEMSKRRQFLPYLSLMRGEKK, encoded by the coding sequence ATGAGTTCATCCGTAAAAATCAAAACCCTTATCATTGACGACCGGCACGTTGGTGCACGGGAAGATCAGAACATTCTTGAAGTGGCAAGGGAAAACGGAATCGATATACCCACGCTTTGCAGCATCGACGGTCTGTCAGCATACGGCGGATGCCGGCTCTGCATGGTGGAGGTTGCCGGTACACCAAAACTGCTTCCGGCCTGCATGACAACGGTGGAAGAGGGTATGCAGGTTTTCACCCAAACCGAACGCCTCCGGAAGCTTCGCAAGAATCTGCTTGAACTCTATTTTTCAGAGCGAAATCATGTCTGCTCGGTGTGCGTGTCCAACGATAATTGTGACCTGCAGGCGATGGCACAGAAAGTGGGAATGGATCATGTCCACTATCCCTATATCTATCCCGATCTGGAGGTGGATGTGACCAGTGAGCGCTTTGTCATGGATCATAACAGGTGCATCATGTGTACCCGGTGCGTGCGGGTGTGTGATGAGATCGAAGGTGCCCACACGCTTGATATCAAAGACCGCGGTATTGAAGCCAGAATAGTTACTGACCTCGATCAGCCATGGGGTGAATCCGAAACATGCACGCTCTGCGGAAAATGTGTACACGTCTGTCCGACAGGCGCGCTTTTTGAAAAAGGAAAATCGGTGGGTGAAATGTCGAAACGCAGGCAATTCCTGCCTTATCTGTCATTAATGCGGGGAGAGAAGAAATGA
- a CDS encoding PAS domain S-box protein: MKGRDYKSLIHNSPFGFVYHESTDSGKGTPSDFRITEVNAAFEALSGCSSKMLEGRTTGELASRREGKGFDWAGYHDAVSNRRDEGEFEFYSEPSDKWFKVQLYRSEEGCFAAAFTDITDQKRNNENLKTSEKRYRGLLESQNDLIVRVDRENRFTYVNDAYCRMFGKSREELIGRTFMPFVHEDDLPQTLASMEQLKHHPWRAQMIQRAMTRDGWRWLHWEDSAVLDEHGDIREIQGVGRDITELKKAESKFKKAQTQLKSLLSEVPAVVYTIKNCDGIPKIAYVNKNVKNILGYPPEKYIEDFEFWKAQVHPADKEKLLKRFAEHAKTDLAGEEKTIEYRFRDREGRYHWLFDRYRVISGEDGTTEIVGAWLDITHQKEEQQALENEQRLRDIVENIDEAFWLWSSDMTVLLYASEKFEDVFDISPEELTNDPDAFFRVIHENDLSRIRDALNQGGNAGYFHEEYRIYDKKGNVRWIEFKRFPVTNEEGEAVRFVGLASDITSRKEAEIELQLAKEKAEESNRLKSAFLATISHELRTPLTSIIGFSQIIKSSTENPEEAKYASIINESGRQFLGMIEDIFDIALTEQGAVTIRDQSFDLETFAREKLQGLEELLNESGKGDRIAVIYDPDEKLLKTQISCDRMKVGQVLTNLFRNAVKFTESGTLTFGFRKEQDNEIRFFVSDTGIGIPEEKLDVIFDFFRQADDSTTRKYEGLGLGLAISRNITQAMGGSLSVISTPGKGSVFSLRVPVNEVSTAPNNAGGNNEPARVHKRSRIGTF, from the coding sequence ATGAAAGGTCGTGATTACAAATCACTGATACACAATTCACCTTTCGGTTTCGTATATCACGAATCGACGGACAGCGGTAAAGGAACACCCTCAGACTTTCGAATAACAGAGGTTAATGCCGCTTTTGAGGCACTTTCTGGATGCAGCAGCAAGATGCTTGAAGGCCGGACGACCGGTGAACTCGCCTCCCGCCGGGAAGGAAAGGGATTTGACTGGGCCGGATACCACGATGCTGTTTCAAACCGCCGGGATGAGGGTGAGTTTGAATTCTATTCCGAACCTTCTGACAAGTGGTTCAAGGTACAATTGTATCGATCGGAAGAGGGGTGTTTTGCCGCTGCGTTTACGGATATTACTGATCAGAAGCGAAACAATGAAAACCTGAAGACCAGTGAAAAGCGGTATCGCGGACTTCTGGAGTCGCAAAACGACCTTATTGTGCGGGTGGATCGTGAAAACCGGTTTACATATGTCAATGATGCTTACTGCCGGATGTTCGGAAAGTCACGGGAAGAGTTGATCGGGCGGACATTCATGCCTTTTGTGCATGAAGACGACCTGCCGCAGACACTTGCGTCCATGGAGCAGCTGAAGCATCATCCATGGCGGGCGCAGATGATACAGCGCGCAATGACACGGGATGGCTGGCGCTGGCTGCACTGGGAAGACAGTGCCGTACTGGATGAACATGGAGATATCAGGGAAATCCAGGGGGTCGGACGGGACATAACAGAGCTGAAAAAGGCCGAATCAAAATTTAAGAAGGCTCAGACACAGCTCAAGTCACTGCTCTCAGAGGTGCCGGCAGTAGTCTATACCATAAAAAACTGTGATGGTATCCCGAAAATCGCCTATGTGAACAAAAATGTAAAAAACATTCTGGGATATCCGCCCGAGAAGTACATTGAAGATTTCGAATTCTGGAAAGCACAGGTGCATCCGGCCGACAAAGAAAAGCTGTTGAAACGATTTGCAGAACATGCTAAGACTGATTTGGCAGGAGAAGAAAAGACCATCGAATATCGGTTCCGGGATCGTGAGGGCCGGTATCACTGGCTCTTTGACCGGTATCGTGTAATTTCCGGGGAGGATGGAACGACCGAGATTGTCGGTGCCTGGCTTGATATCACGCACCAGAAAGAAGAACAGCAGGCGCTCGAAAACGAGCAGAGGCTCAGGGATATCGTCGAAAATATTGACGAAGCATTCTGGCTTTGGTCATCAGACATGACAGTGCTGCTTTATGCCAGTGAAAAGTTTGAAGATGTATTCGATATTTCGCCGGAAGAGCTGACCAATGACCCCGACGCATTTTTCAGAGTCATTCATGAGAATGATCTCTCCCGGATCCGTGACGCCTTGAATCAGGGAGGTAATGCCGGGTACTTTCACGAAGAGTACCGTATCTATGACAAAAAGGGCAATGTTCGCTGGATAGAGTTCAAGAGATTTCCGGTAACAAACGAGGAGGGAGAAGCTGTACGCTTTGTCGGTCTTGCCAGCGACATCACCAGTCGCAAAGAGGCCGAAATCGAACTGCAGCTGGCCAAAGAAAAAGCCGAGGAGAGCAACAGGCTGAAATCCGCTTTTCTTGCCACCATCAGCCATGAACTTCGTACGCCTCTGACATCCATTATCGGTTTCAGCCAGATCATCAAATCATCCACTGAAAATCCGGAAGAGGCGAAATACGCGTCCATTATCAATGAAAGCGGCAGGCAGTTCCTCGGGATGATAGAGGATATTTTCGATATTGCATTGACCGAGCAGGGAGCGGTGACCATCCGGGATCAGTCCTTCGATCTTGAAACCTTTGCAAGAGAGAAGCTCCAGGGCCTTGAGGAGCTGCTGAACGAATCGGGCAAGGGAGACCGCATTGCCGTCATTTATGATCCGGATGAAAAGCTGCTGAAAACTCAGATCTCCTGTGACCGGATGAAGGTCGGACAGGTGCTGACCAATCTGTTTCGCAATGCCGTCAAGTTCACGGAAAGCGGGACCCTGACCTTCGGGTTCCGGAAAGAACAGGATAATGAAATCAGGTTTTTTGTCAGTGATACGGGAATAGGAATCCCGGAAGAGAAACTTGACGTCATTTTTGATTTTTTCAGACAGGCTGATGATTCCACAACACGTAAATACGAAGGGCTTGGTCTTGGGCTGGCCATATCCCGGAATATCACCCAGGCAATGGGAGGCAGTCTTTCGGTGATCTCCACTCCCGGCAAGGGATCCGTGTTCTCCCTCCGCGTGCCGGTCAACGAGGTTAGTACGGCTCCAAACAATGCGGGCGGAAATAATGAACCTGCCAGGGTTCACAAGCGGTCGAGAATCGGGACATTCTGA
- a CDS encoding Ni/Fe hydrogenase subunit alpha: MAKTITINPLTRIEGHGKVTIHLNDKGTVENALFHVTQFRGFEKLCEGRPFREMPSLMARICGICPVAHLIAGAKACDRILAVQIPETGVKLRRAINLAQIIQSHALSFFYLSSPDMVLGMDADPAKRNIFGVMKENPQMARDGIRLRKFGQTVIEKLAGQRVHPSWIVAGGVSEPCREEVRDEILAQIPEMQKIILRNLDWFKTSLLIDGQQSVRVSKFRDEIRSFANIQSLFLGLVNDEGELDFYDGKIRVVDASGKIIADRLEPENYQEYIGEKVEDWSYLKFPYYKPKGYPDGMYRVGPLARLNIVDRCGTPQADQELTEFRSLSRGSVLSSFYYHYARLIEILFAIEKLEQILDDPGILNKNVKARAGRNNTEGVGVAEAPRGTLFHHYKVREDHGIMEWANLIIATGNNNLAMNKGILQVAKQFVKGEKFVKDGSVDQGALNRVEAVIRAFDPCLSCSTHAAGQMPLRMELVGQNGEVLDTLRR, from the coding sequence ATGGCTAAAACCATCACTATTAACCCACTGACCCGGATCGAGGGGCACGGCAAAGTGACCATTCACCTCAATGACAAGGGAACGGTTGAGAATGCACTGTTTCATGTTACCCAGTTCAGGGGCTTTGAAAAACTGTGCGAGGGCCGTCCGTTTCGTGAAATGCCGTCACTGATGGCGCGCATATGCGGAATTTGTCCGGTCGCGCATCTCATTGCGGGTGCAAAGGCCTGTGACCGGATTCTGGCCGTTCAGATACCCGAAACAGGCGTGAAGCTGCGGCGGGCAATCAATCTGGCCCAGATAATCCAGTCGCATGCACTGAGCTTTTTCTATCTCTCGTCGCCTGATATGGTTTTAGGCATGGATGCCGATCCCGCCAAACGCAACATATTCGGGGTAATGAAGGAAAACCCGCAAATGGCCCGTGACGGCATTCGCTTGCGCAAGTTTGGCCAGACTGTCATTGAAAAGCTGGCAGGTCAGCGGGTCCATCCTTCCTGGATTGTGGCCGGAGGCGTCAGTGAACCCTGCCGGGAGGAGGTCCGGGATGAAATTCTGGCGCAGATTCCGGAAATGCAGAAGATTATCCTGCGAAATCTGGACTGGTTCAAGACATCGCTGCTGATTGACGGACAGCAATCGGTTCGGGTGAGCAAGTTCCGGGATGAAATCCGGAGTTTTGCAAATATTCAGTCGCTGTTCCTCGGGTTGGTCAATGATGAAGGCGAACTTGATTTCTATGACGGAAAAATCCGTGTTGTGGATGCATCGGGAAAGATTATCGCCGACAGGCTTGAGCCGGAAAATTACCAGGAGTACATCGGTGAAAAGGTGGAAGACTGGTCCTATCTCAAATTTCCGTATTACAAGCCGAAAGGGTATCCGGACGGGATGTACCGGGTCGGGCCTCTGGCCAGGCTGAATATTGTCGACCGGTGCGGGACTCCACAGGCCGATCAGGAGCTGACCGAATTCCGAAGTTTATCGCGCGGGTCGGTGCTGAGCTCGTTTTACTACCACTATGCGCGCCTGATCGAAATTTTGTTTGCCATTGAGAAACTTGAGCAAATTCTCGATGATCCGGGAATTCTGAACAAAAATGTAAAAGCCCGGGCAGGGCGAAACAATACCGAAGGTGTCGGGGTTGCCGAAGCTCCGCGGGGCACCTTGTTCCACCACTACAAGGTCAGGGAAGACCATGGAATCATGGAATGGGCCAATCTGATCATCGCAACCGGGAATAACAACCTGGCAATGAACAAGGGGATACTGCAGGTAGCAAAGCAGTTTGTCAAGGGAGAAAAATTTGTGAAAGACGGAAGTGTTGACCAGGGGGCACTGAATCGTGTGGAAGCGGTGATCCGCGCCTTTGACCCTTGCCTGAGCTGTTCCACCCATGCTGCAGGACAGATGCCGCTGCGGATGGAACTGGTAGGTCAAAACGGGGAAGTCCTTGATACATTAAGGCGTTAG
- a CDS encoding sensor histidine kinase — translation MAEKTIVTGRLEFLIRSSPFAIAGLYIIISFLWIFFSDAAVLAMFNDPEQITRIQSIKGTFFVLASGFLIFILVWKNNTVMDRAIHDLERSRIMNRKSADEKEVLLSEVHHRVKNNLALISAMLDLNNMHYDDKRINAIIQNYIKRLKSLSLTHELFSYEGSAMHVDFSRSLSQLADLYVSDDEQNMGITLEKNLSSVMLNINQAIPFILLCNELLVKESREGHSPEEDEQETTARGGMVAISLNEKNGHITLNLRDDGPGLLDSHDIFNAESFSHMIAQALVSQLGGSMELDPDKSGTSVSVTFAKKTKKGASSTITGSATIF, via the coding sequence ATGGCAGAAAAAACAATCGTCACGGGAAGACTTGAATTTCTCATCAGGAGCAGTCCGTTCGCAATTGCCGGGCTGTATATCATAATCAGTTTTTTGTGGATCTTTTTCTCGGATGCGGCTGTGCTTGCGATGTTTAATGACCCGGAACAGATCACACGGATCCAGTCGATCAAAGGAACATTTTTTGTTCTGGCGAGCGGTTTTTTGATATTTATCCTGGTATGGAAAAACAATACTGTTATGGACAGGGCGATTCATGATCTTGAGCGGAGCCGGATAATGAACCGCAAGTCTGCTGATGAAAAGGAAGTGCTGCTTTCGGAGGTGCATCACCGGGTAAAAAACAACCTGGCACTCATTTCAGCCATGCTGGACTTAAACAACATGCACTATGATGACAAACGGATCAATGCCATCATCCAGAATTATATCAAGCGTCTGAAAAGCCTGTCGCTGACCCATGAGCTCTTTTCTTATGAGGGTAGTGCGATGCACGTTGATTTCAGCCGTTCTTTAAGCCAGCTGGCCGATCTTTATGTTTCAGATGATGAACAGAACATGGGCATAACGCTTGAAAAGAACCTGTCATCCGTTATGCTTAACATTAATCAGGCCATTCCGTTTATTCTTCTTTGCAATGAATTGCTGGTGAAGGAATCCAGGGAAGGTCACAGCCCGGAAGAGGATGAGCAGGAAACGACTGCAAGAGGGGGAATGGTTGCCATTTCGCTGAATGAGAAGAACGGACATATTACTCTTAACTTGCGCGACGACGGTCCGGGCCTGCTGGACAGTCATGATATTTTTAACGCGGAATCATTCAGTCACATGATTGCGCAGGCTCTTGTATCGCAGCTTGGCGGTTCAATGGAACTGGATCCTGACAAATCGGGCACTTCTGTTTCTGTGACCTTCGCAAAGAAAACAAAAAAAGGTGCTTCCAGTACGATAACCGGCAGCGCAACCATCTTTTAG
- a CDS encoding DUF3471 domain-containing protein: MAFRIPPMPVILAVTAGLLFQCSGKPIESDDAGETGVPDLAESQEFSIEELDKFAGTYASVDDLPDVSVFRDEERLFARFAGASVKPLYAVSENKFENSTLDARFRFEEFRNDLAQNLYYQPGEEDAYLFRRMIEADVAIDPEIIFMETEDLDEYTGTYEMPGGLKLTISRDNDSLTAGISGQDDMKIRPRERDVFFYREVDAELHFHRDSDGKVNAATLHQDGQQLKFLKK; encoded by the coding sequence ATGGCTTTCCGAATACCCCCGATGCCTGTCATCCTTGCCGTAACTGCCGGCCTGCTCTTTCAATGCTCCGGAAAACCCATAGAATCGGATGATGCCGGAGAAACCGGGGTGCCGGACCTTGCCGAATCGCAGGAATTCAGCATCGAAGAGCTGGACAAGTTCGCAGGTACATATGCATCGGTGGATGATCTTCCGGACGTCTCTGTCTTCCGGGACGAAGAGCGCCTTTTTGCCCGCTTTGCCGGAGCGTCAGTGAAACCTCTTTATGCTGTAAGTGAAAATAAGTTTGAAAACAGCACTCTCGATGCCCGTTTTCGTTTTGAGGAGTTCCGCAACGACCTCGCCCAGAATTTATACTATCAGCCCGGCGAGGAGGACGCTTACCTTTTCCGGCGCATGATCGAAGCCGATGTCGCCATCGACCCGGAAATCATCTTCATGGAGACCGAAGACCTGGATGAGTACACCGGAACCTATGAAATGCCCGGCGGACTGAAGCTGACCATCAGCCGGGACAATGACTCGTTAACGGCCGGCATAAGCGGCCAGGACGATATGAAAATCCGACCGAGAGAACGTGACGTGTTTTTCTACCGGGAGGTTGATGCAGAGCTGCATTTTCACAGGGATTCCGACGGCAAAGTCAATGCAGCCACACTGCATCAGGACGGACAGCAACTGAAATTTCTGAAAAAGTGA